The following are encoded together in the Lactuca sativa cultivar Salinas chromosome 1, Lsat_Salinas_v11, whole genome shotgun sequence genome:
- the LOC111896909 gene encoding uncharacterized protein LOC111896909 isoform X1, which translates to MFRRLKWFIAGFNQQRTPKPKVDAKRLSLPREHHNYNNSRTRNRKSMLEAVHEVAIYIHRFHNLDLFQQGWYQIKITMRWEDSDYASSLGTPSRVVQYDAPDLGSDNVLGVWKIDDTDHSFSSQPFKIRYARQDILLSVMIAFNLSLGKFEGPITSAVILKFELLYTPVLEIGSNMQDSLEVTPAAVHEFRIPPKALLGLHSYCPVHFDAFHAVLVDTTIHISLLKGGVHTMKTPSRSNSLSHEEASSDNKYDKEKRVLLVKAFLISRANLLQELKNLSKAINQTIDLSGLTSQHDESETESPNVSKVPNGSIDMQSDYLYTLQNDELYRLFHSIGDQILYLWSTFLKFHRANKAKILDHLRNQWGIDRRAEWSIWMVYSKVEMPLQPIRSEVDDSAYKGPRGTVPVLRKITEDPSEAAAMRAELHRRSIAQMRINSCSIQDLYIFGDPSRIPIIIVERVVNAPLRSPSGNSYFRNMDQKAVLQENDSRISTNHQKGRVLKIAVFVHGFQGHHLDLRLVRNQWLLIDPKLEFLMSEVNEDKTSEDFRDMGLRLAKEVIAFVKKKMDKASRSGGLKDVKLSFVGHSIGNVIIRTALSESIMEPYHRYLHTYVSVSGPHLGYLYSSNSLFNSGLWLLKKLKNTRCIHQLTFTDDIDLENTFFYKLSKQKTLEYFKNIILLSSPQDGYVPYHSARMEMCQTSSGDYSKKGKIFHEMLNNCLDQIRSPSSEQRMFMRCDVNFDISLQGRNLNTIIGRAAHIEFLETDIFAKFIMWSFPELFR; encoded by the exons ATGTTCCGCCGTCTTAAATGGTTCATAGCTGGTTTCAATCAACAGAGAACACCTAAACCGAAGGTCGATGCGAAGCGCTTGTCTCTACCTAGGGAACATCATAACTACAATAATTCAAGAACTCGAAATCGCAAGTCAATGTTGGAAGCCGTTCACGAAGTTGCAATTTATATCCATAGGTTTCATAACCTAGACCTATTTCAGCAAGG GTGGTATCAAATCAAGATTACCATGAGATGGGAAGATAGCGACTATGCATCTTCTCTGGGAACTCCTTCAAGAGTGGTTCAGTACGATG CTCCTGATCTTGGTTCTGATAATGTATTGGGTGTTTGGAAGATTGATGACACAGACCATAGCTTTTCATCACAACCTTTCAAGATTCGATATGCAAGACAGGATATTCTTCTATCAGTCATGATAGCTTTCAACTTATCTCTTGGTAAATttgag GGTCCAATCACATCTGCTGTAATTCTGAAATTTGAGCTGCTGTATACACCTGTTTTGGAGATCGG CTCCAATATGCAGGACTCTTTGGAAGTAACCCCTGCTGCAGTTCATGAGTTTAGAATTCCACCAAAAGCTCTTCTTGGACTACATTCATATTGTCCTGTTCATTTTGATGCTTTCCATGCTGTGCTTGTTGATACCACTATCCACATCAGCTTACTAAAAGGTGGTGTTCATACCATGAAAACACCAAG TCGCAGCAATTCTCTTAGTCATGAAGAAGCTTCCAGTGACAACAAGTATGACAAGGAAAAGCGT GTTTTGCTTGTGAAGGCATTTTTAATTTCACGTGCAAATTTACTTCAAGAGCTAAAAAATCTTAGTAAAGCAATTAATCAAACAATTGATTTAAGTGGTTTGACTTCACAACATGATGAAAGTGAAACAGAGTCTCCTAATGTTTCTAAG GTTCCAAATGGATCCATTGATATGCAGAGTGATTATCTTTACACCCTACAAAACGATGAACTTTATCGTCTTTTTCATTCCATTGGAGACCAAATTCTCTACTTATGGAGCACATTTCTCAAGTTTCACAG GGCTAACAAAGCAAAAATTTTAGACCATTTGCGTAATCAATGGGGTATTGATCGTAGAGCTGAGTGGTCAATATGGATGGTGTACTCCAAAGTTGAAATGCCTCTCCAACCAATCAGAAGCGAGGTTGATGACTCAGCATACAAAGGTCCACGTGGCACTGTCCCTGTTCTCAGAAAGATAACCGAAGAT CCTTCTGAGGCTGCAGCAATGAGAGCTGAGCTACATCGACGTAGTATTGCACAAATGAGG ATAAACAGTTGTTCAATTCAagatctttatatttttggagatCCCTCACGTATACCAATTATAATAGTGGAACGTGTTGTAAATGCACCATTGCGTTCACCTAGTGGAAATTCTTACTTCAGAAATATGGATCAAAAGGCTGTTCTTCAAGAAAATGACTCAAGAATTTCCACCAATCATCAAAAGGGACGTGTTTTGAAGATTGCTGTGTTTGTTCATGGCTTTCAG GGGCATCATTTGGATTTACGCCTTGTAAGGAATCAATGGCTTTTAATAGATCCAAAACTTGAGTTTCTAATGTCTGAAGTGAATGAAGATAAAACATCTGAAGACTTTAGGGACATGGGATTAAGATTAGCTAAAGAAGTGATTGCTTTTGTTAAAAAGAAAATGGATAAAGCCTCAAGATCTGGTGGCTTAAAAGATGTCAAACTCAGCTTTGTGGGCCACTCCATTGGAAATGTCATCATTAGAACTGCACTTTCAG AGAGCATCATGGAGCCATACCATAGATACCTGCATACATATGTGTCAGTTTCGGGCCCACATCTAGGGTATCTGTATAGTTCAAATTCTCTTTTCAATTCTGGATTATGGCTTTTGAAGAAGCTTAAGAACACTCGTTGCATTCATCAGCTCACTTTCACTGATGATATTGATCTTGAAAATACTTTCTTCTACAAACTTTCCAAG CAAAAGACGTTGGAATATTTCAAGAACATAATCCTTCTCTCATCTCCTCAG GATGGTTACGTTCCATATCATTCTGCGCGAATGGAGATGTGTCAAACGTCATCAGGAGACTACTCAAAAAAAGGGAAAATTTTCCACGAGATGCTCAACAACTGCTTAGATCAAATCCGATCTCCATCTTCTGAACAAAGAATGTTCATGCGATGTGATGTGAACTTCGATATCTCATTACAAGGAAGAAACTTGAACACCATAATTGGTCGAGCTGCTCACATAGAGTTTCTGGAAACAGATATTTTTGCCAAGTTTATTATGTGGTCTTTCCCTGAACTTTTTCGCTGA
- the LOC111896909 gene encoding uncharacterized protein LOC111896909 isoform X2 — translation MFRRLKWFIAGFNQQRTPKPKVDAKRLSLPREHHNYNNSRTRNRKSMLEAVHEVAIYIHRFHNLDLFQQGWYQIKITMRWEDSDYASSLGTPSRVVQYDAPDLGSDNVLGVWKIDDTDHSFSSQPFKIRYARQDILLSVMIAFNLSLGKFEGPITSAVILKFELLYTPVLEIGSNMQDSLEVTPAAVHEFRIPPKALLGLHSYCPVHFDAFHAVLVDTTIHISLLKGGVHTMKTPSNSLSHEEASSDNKYDKEKRVLLVKAFLISRANLLQELKNLSKAINQTIDLSGLTSQHDESETESPNVSKVPNGSIDMQSDYLYTLQNDELYRLFHSIGDQILYLWSTFLKFHRANKAKILDHLRNQWGIDRRAEWSIWMVYSKVEMPLQPIRSEVDDSAYKGPRGTVPVLRKITEDPSEAAAMRAELHRRSIAQMRINSCSIQDLYIFGDPSRIPIIIVERVVNAPLRSPSGNSYFRNMDQKAVLQENDSRISTNHQKGRVLKIAVFVHGFQGHHLDLRLVRNQWLLIDPKLEFLMSEVNEDKTSEDFRDMGLRLAKEVIAFVKKKMDKASRSGGLKDVKLSFVGHSIGNVIIRTALSESIMEPYHRYLHTYVSVSGPHLGYLYSSNSLFNSGLWLLKKLKNTRCIHQLTFTDDIDLENTFFYKLSKQKTLEYFKNIILLSSPQDGYVPYHSARMEMCQTSSGDYSKKGKIFHEMLNNCLDQIRSPSSEQRMFMRCDVNFDISLQGRNLNTIIGRAAHIEFLETDIFAKFIMWSFPELFR, via the exons ATGTTCCGCCGTCTTAAATGGTTCATAGCTGGTTTCAATCAACAGAGAACACCTAAACCGAAGGTCGATGCGAAGCGCTTGTCTCTACCTAGGGAACATCATAACTACAATAATTCAAGAACTCGAAATCGCAAGTCAATGTTGGAAGCCGTTCACGAAGTTGCAATTTATATCCATAGGTTTCATAACCTAGACCTATTTCAGCAAGG GTGGTATCAAATCAAGATTACCATGAGATGGGAAGATAGCGACTATGCATCTTCTCTGGGAACTCCTTCAAGAGTGGTTCAGTACGATG CTCCTGATCTTGGTTCTGATAATGTATTGGGTGTTTGGAAGATTGATGACACAGACCATAGCTTTTCATCACAACCTTTCAAGATTCGATATGCAAGACAGGATATTCTTCTATCAGTCATGATAGCTTTCAACTTATCTCTTGGTAAATttgag GGTCCAATCACATCTGCTGTAATTCTGAAATTTGAGCTGCTGTATACACCTGTTTTGGAGATCGG CTCCAATATGCAGGACTCTTTGGAAGTAACCCCTGCTGCAGTTCATGAGTTTAGAATTCCACCAAAAGCTCTTCTTGGACTACATTCATATTGTCCTGTTCATTTTGATGCTTTCCATGCTGTGCTTGTTGATACCACTATCCACATCAGCTTACTAAAAGGTGGTGTTCATACCATGAAAACACCAAG CAATTCTCTTAGTCATGAAGAAGCTTCCAGTGACAACAAGTATGACAAGGAAAAGCGT GTTTTGCTTGTGAAGGCATTTTTAATTTCACGTGCAAATTTACTTCAAGAGCTAAAAAATCTTAGTAAAGCAATTAATCAAACAATTGATTTAAGTGGTTTGACTTCACAACATGATGAAAGTGAAACAGAGTCTCCTAATGTTTCTAAG GTTCCAAATGGATCCATTGATATGCAGAGTGATTATCTTTACACCCTACAAAACGATGAACTTTATCGTCTTTTTCATTCCATTGGAGACCAAATTCTCTACTTATGGAGCACATTTCTCAAGTTTCACAG GGCTAACAAAGCAAAAATTTTAGACCATTTGCGTAATCAATGGGGTATTGATCGTAGAGCTGAGTGGTCAATATGGATGGTGTACTCCAAAGTTGAAATGCCTCTCCAACCAATCAGAAGCGAGGTTGATGACTCAGCATACAAAGGTCCACGTGGCACTGTCCCTGTTCTCAGAAAGATAACCGAAGAT CCTTCTGAGGCTGCAGCAATGAGAGCTGAGCTACATCGACGTAGTATTGCACAAATGAGG ATAAACAGTTGTTCAATTCAagatctttatatttttggagatCCCTCACGTATACCAATTATAATAGTGGAACGTGTTGTAAATGCACCATTGCGTTCACCTAGTGGAAATTCTTACTTCAGAAATATGGATCAAAAGGCTGTTCTTCAAGAAAATGACTCAAGAATTTCCACCAATCATCAAAAGGGACGTGTTTTGAAGATTGCTGTGTTTGTTCATGGCTTTCAG GGGCATCATTTGGATTTACGCCTTGTAAGGAATCAATGGCTTTTAATAGATCCAAAACTTGAGTTTCTAATGTCTGAAGTGAATGAAGATAAAACATCTGAAGACTTTAGGGACATGGGATTAAGATTAGCTAAAGAAGTGATTGCTTTTGTTAAAAAGAAAATGGATAAAGCCTCAAGATCTGGTGGCTTAAAAGATGTCAAACTCAGCTTTGTGGGCCACTCCATTGGAAATGTCATCATTAGAACTGCACTTTCAG AGAGCATCATGGAGCCATACCATAGATACCTGCATACATATGTGTCAGTTTCGGGCCCACATCTAGGGTATCTGTATAGTTCAAATTCTCTTTTCAATTCTGGATTATGGCTTTTGAAGAAGCTTAAGAACACTCGTTGCATTCATCAGCTCACTTTCACTGATGATATTGATCTTGAAAATACTTTCTTCTACAAACTTTCCAAG CAAAAGACGTTGGAATATTTCAAGAACATAATCCTTCTCTCATCTCCTCAG GATGGTTACGTTCCATATCATTCTGCGCGAATGGAGATGTGTCAAACGTCATCAGGAGACTACTCAAAAAAAGGGAAAATTTTCCACGAGATGCTCAACAACTGCTTAGATCAAATCCGATCTCCATCTTCTGAACAAAGAATGTTCATGCGATGTGATGTGAACTTCGATATCTCATTACAAGGAAGAAACTTGAACACCATAATTGGTCGAGCTGCTCACATAGAGTTTCTGGAAACAGATATTTTTGCCAAGTTTATTATGTGGTCTTTCCCTGAACTTTTTCGCTGA